TCAGCAAAGGCGTCGCACATGCCAGCAAAATAAGCCACTGCGAAATCGAAACCGGAGAAACTCCGAGCAGATTCTGGAATAAGGAAGTGTTCATCGCAAGCAGATGAAGTCCATGTGCTGCAAAGACTCCGAAAATGAGAATGTAGTTTCTGCTAAGGGGTACTCTAAAGGCTGACTCAGTTTCTGATCTACAGTTGAAAACATGAACGTTCTGCATCAGGACTAAGAGGAGAAGAAGCAAGTTTCTTGCATAGCCTTCTTCCATTCCTGAAGCCAGAAGCACCATCCAGGCAACAAAAGCGATAAGTCCCATCGAGAACCCTGACAAAATCGTCTCTCCAATCATCAGTCGGTCGAAAATACCCTGGTCGGTTCTTCTTGGTGGCTTCCGCATGACTCCGGGCTCGCCTTTTTCGAAGGCTAGAGCAACATCTTGAATTCCGTTGGTAACAAGATTCAACCAAAGAATCTGGACAGCAACCAATGGGAGAGGAACGTTGAACAGCACGGCAAGAACAAATAGCAGGAGTTCCGCAGCGCCCGTAGATATTAGCAGGTAGATCACTTTGCGCACATTTGCGAACGCGAATCTACCTTCCTCTATTCCCGATACTATTGAAGCGAAGTTGTCATCTGTTATGATTATCGAACCGGTATCTTTGGCAACATCCGTACCTGACCCCATTGCTACGCCAATGTTCGCCCTTTGCAGTGCTGGCGCGTCATTTACACCGTCACCCGTAACTGCTACGAAGTGTCCTTCTCTCTTCAGCGCTTCAACAATATGAAGCTTCTGGACAGGAGATACTCTTGCAAAGACAGTAGAAGAAAGGCATAGGTCAGTGAACTCCTTACCTTCGTGGTCGCCGGCGTTCTCCAGATCCTTGCCGGTAACAACCTTGTCGTTTGCTGCGATGATTTTGAGTTCTTTTGCAATTGCCAAGGCCGTGGACGGGTGATCTCCGGTTATCATGATGACCCTAACTCCCGCCTCCTGGCTTTCTCTCACTGCATCTTTGACTTCAGCTCTCAGTGGATCTATGAATCCAACGAGCCCGATGAACACAAGATCGTTGATCTCCTCAATCTCAACATCCTCATTTTCCACTTTCCCTGAAGCAAAGGCCAACACTCTGTACCCGTCTTCAGCTAATGAAAGTGCTTTTGCTTCAATCGCTTTACTGTCGAGTTTATCGTTGCCTCCATTGTCATTCAACATGGTTTTGCATTTCACGAGGATCGTCTCGGTTGCGCCCTTCATAGCACAAATCGTCCTTCCTTCTTCTTCATAAAAGGCTGCAGAGTATCTGTTCTCCGATTCGTACGGAACTTCTCTTAGAACCCGAGTCTCTTCGCGAAGTGACTTTGGCGAAAGTCGCGATTTGTAAGCCATCGAAAGAAGAGCAACATCCATAGCGTCGCCACTTTGATGCCACTGATCGTTCGTCTTTTCAAGAGTGCCTTCATTCGCGACGACAGAGATTTTTATTAATTCCTTCAGAGCTTTCGGAATCTCATGATCGATTCCCTGAAACTGCCCTTCGTCGTTGTATCCCTCGCCAGTTATCTCATATTCCTTTCCAGAAGCAAGTTTCACCAATCTGGCGGTTTGCTGATTTACAGTTAGCGTCCCAGTTTTGTCACTCGCAATAACCGTGCAACTTCCCAGGCTCTCAACTGCTTCGAGCTTCCTAACAATCACGTTCCTTTTTGCCATCCTGCTTGTTGCGACCGAAAGGGCAACAGTCAAAGCAACGGGAAGCCCCTCGGGTATGGCAGAAACGGAGAGCGCCACGGCGAGAAAGAAAACGTCAGACAGAGGGTATCCCTGAAGAAGTCTGATGAGAGCGAATCCAGCCGCCGCAACTAGTACTATATACGCGATCCTACGCGTAAATTTCTCCATTCTTATTACAAGAGGGGCTTTTCCTTGCTCGGCCCCGGTAACTACTTCTGCAATCTTTCCGATCTCAGTGTTTCTGCCTGTTGCAATTACAACCCCTTTTGCTCGACCCGTTATTACTGTTGAACCGGCAAAAGCCAGATTCTTTCGATCGCCAATCTCAAGATCTTCATCCAGTTGATCTGTGTTTTTCTCAACTGTGGTAGATTCGCCTGTGAGAAATGATTCGTCGCAAGAGAGATTGTTCGTTTCTATCAACCTGATGTCGGCAGACAGCCTATCGCCCGATTCGGCAAGAATGATGTCCCCAGGCACTAATTCCTTCGAGTTCACTTTTCTGGTCTCCCCGTTGCGTATTACTCTTGATTCTTCTTTCATGATGTTCAGCAGAGCCTCAGCGCTCTTCTCGGCCTTGTATTCTTGAGTTGTTCCGAGTATTGCATTCAAGATCACAACAGCAAGTATGAAGATAGCATCATCGGGTTCGCCAATTACTATGGAAATGAAGCCGGCAATTAGAAGAATGTAGATCAAGGGATCCTTGAACTGTGAGAGAACTATCTGCAGAATAGTGACGGGTTTCTTCTTCGGAAGTTCATTTGGGCCGAACTTACTTAACCTCTCTGTCGCTTCTTCTGATGAGATTCCCTGCTTCGAACTGTCCAAATTCTGGAGTGTTTCTTCTACCGAAAGCTTATACCATTTTGTGTTCTCAGAACTCTTCTGCATTATTTCCCCCTGCATAAACTGGAATTCGCACTTCCTGGTTTGGAGAAGGCCCTCGAAAGAACTGACCTCAGCTGATTGGGTTTTCGAAATACTTAGCTCGAGGCCGATCTGGAGGTTTCTTCTGATCAGTGCTATTGTTTAGTTCTAGAGATGGATACACTCACGTTCACTCCAAACGAAACGACTTCATATGTTGAGGCCCTTCCTTATCAATAATATCTGGATGGAGGTTTTTGTTTGCTGTATGAAGCTATATCCATTTTTTCCCCCGTTCTATCGTTTCCAGAATGAGTTGCTGCAAATACCCTTCTGTCATCTTTCTCCCAGACTCCAAAAGAAACTTGCTGCATAGGGAGATCATCTCTTAGATTGATTCTCATTCTCGTCCTCGTTGGAACGCCGAATAACCTGTGAAATTGTATTTGCGAAAACAAACTACAAAAAATCTTCAGGAATATCTCCGGTCGATCCACCAGTTGGAAGAACCCCAGTATTTGGAAAATGATTTGACTATCAAAGTTTCAATTCTCACATAGTCTGTTCTGTCAGATACTCTCACTTTGATCCCTCCAAAAAGTGTTGGAAGAGTTAGAGGATACGAATACTTAGAATTATACCATTGACACAATTCCAACTGGTTTTCAGGCGCTAGAACTCCTAGGTCTTCCAAATAGAATGACCGGGTAAACCCGGCCATTCTCCACACACAGTATTACGTAATACGTCTTGCTGAAGTCAGTACTGTATTGCTCTTGGCAGCTTCTTAGCCTGTTCTATCCAGTTAAGAACCTGCTTCTTAGCTGGAAGTTTTCGCACAAGCTTCTTAGCCCCATTTACTTCTACTATCTTTTCATATAGGTTATCACCGTTTCTCTTAGAAAGTTCTGGCACCGTGTCGACTCCGGCGGCTTCAAGAAGCTCGGAGTATTCCCCCCCGATTCCTTTGATTCTCATCAAGTCTGCGTGATTCACCCAGGTAAGGATAGTCTCTTCAAGAATATCGGTTTTCTTAGCAAGTTCAGCCCGTGCTTTCTTTGTTGCGCAGGTCTTCAGAAGAGCCTCGATTGAATTTACACCCGCATCCTTGAGTTTCTTTTCAAATACCGGTCCGATTCCTTCAACAATAGTAAGCTTTGCCATCCAAATTCCTCCCTTCTATTTGTGCTATTTCTAAAATCCTGTATTGCGGATACTGACTGATCGTCAGTAGAAATTGTCGAATTATTTCTTAAAGCGCTTTCCAAAGAAACTACCGGCATCATCGAGAAAACTACCGGCTTTATCCTTGTCCAGCAAATCAGTCGTCTTTCACATCATGCCGCCACTGTTGCTGTTAGCTGCGATATTACTAAGAAAACTATCGATTCCCGATGAATCGACATTGCTTTTCCTCTTCTCATTTCCCAGTGCTGCCAGAAGCAAAGGCGCTATCTGTGAAAGAATTCCGGAATCCACGTCTTTCTTTTGCTTCTGGAAAATGTGGCTCAGAATCCTCTGCCCTTCGCTCCTGTCAGAATTTCAAATGACGAATTTCACGTTATCAAAGCTTTCATCTTGATGCTTATCCAGAGCTCTGTTTAGTGATTCGGCTCCTTCTTTGGTAGAGGAGTTTCGTACGAGCCCCTGCGATAGTGCTGGCAGTCCCAGCTGAGTTACCTTCTGTACCTTGTCTGGAGTAGTTCCAACAGACTTCGCAACCATTGAAGATGTTTCCTCGTCATTTAGCTTTTCCGATATCATATCGAATAAGCTCATCGATCTTCTCCTTTGAAAACTCTGTAACATCTACTTTATTATACTTCTTCGTTTCAAAAAGTAAGATCATAAGCGAGCCTCAATCTAATTAACGAAATAACTATTCTTAATGAAGTTACGGTTGAAATCTCTTTCGTAAAGAGACTTGCTATTATTGCTGAAGCGAGTGGCTTCCTAAGGAAGAGACAGTATTCTCTATTGCCTAATCATCGTTAGGCAACGGAAATTGGGGAGCACTTACGAGCAGTTGACTTCACTCCGAAGAAAGGGATATGCTTTGATGAAGAAAGACGCAAGACTAATTGCAGAACTATCAGTACTCAGCCTTTCCCTTTTGGTAATAGTCTCGCAGTTATCACTTTCTAAAGGACCTTCTGATGCCATCGCTCAGTTCAGCTACTACACGTTGCAGACTAACCTTATCATCCTAGTAGTTGCGTTTGCAAATATCGTATTCGACGGAAGACGCCAAGAGTCACCTGGAGCCGACGAAATATTACAAATCTTGACCGGTGGGTCAGTGCTATGAATAATGGTCACGATGACTGTTTCCATTTTCTTCTTTCGGGCTCTACCGCCCCGAAGGGCTGGCTTTGATGGCAAATAACCTGTTGCACTATATTATACCGTCAGCGCGATAATTTGCTGGTTGCTGCTTAAATTGAAGTTCCAGAACTGAACAAGCAAGAAATAGCTATCTGAAAGGATTTCAGAGAAATGAAGCGGTTATTTCTGTCTACGTTTGCTGAGTTGTTTCAATCCGACAAGTTCAAGTGCTTTTCTTTGTACCTCGTTTGGAGTTGTTATTATCGTGAATGAAGGTATCTCCGGTACTGCAGGTACCCTGGCATCGTTACAGACAATCGTGCTCATTTCAGATAGAAGAGTCTGAAAGCTGTGTACCGGTGTCCCGTCACTCAACTTCTTCTTTCTCGTCTTCTCAAGCGCGCTTTCGGATCTAGCAGCCTGTAGTACATGTTCTCTATCGGCATATTCGTCAGTGAAGATCATGCTCTTCCATGACTCCCTCAAATGCCATTCAACATAATAAGCGAGCATGCAGAGAAATATGTGAGCCCTTACTCTTTTTTCAAGCCAGTGGTGTATTGGCCGTATCTTCAGATCCACTCCCTTGAGTGTTCTGAATGCCCTCTCAACTCTGGATAGACACTTGCAACTGTACACCACTTCTTCTGCAGTCAACTTCTCTTTCTCTACACTGGTTCGGATTATATAGAATCCGTCAAGGGAAGCTTCAAAGGCTATACTCTCTTCATTTCTCCTGTAATCGAACTTCCCATCCTCTATCGTGAAGATGAAATGCTTGGCCATCTTGCACCTGTTCTCTATCCTCCCCAGTGCCTGCCCTATCTTCCCCGCTTCCCTCAACCTTCCTGAAGCGACCCTCCTCATGAGTTTGTTCAACTTTTCTTCGCTCGCCCTGAGTAAGTCTTCTCTCGTTCTCCTTCTCTCTTCT
The nucleotide sequence above comes from Mesotoga sp. UBA6090. Encoded proteins:
- a CDS encoding cation-translocating P-type ATPase produces the protein MQKSSENTKWYKLSVEETLQNLDSSKQGISSEEATERLSKFGPNELPKKKPVTILQIVLSQFKDPLIYILLIAGFISIVIGEPDDAIFILAVVILNAILGTTQEYKAEKSAEALLNIMKEESRVIRNGETRKVNSKELVPGDIILAESGDRLSADIRLIETNNLSCDESFLTGESTTVEKNTDQLDEDLEIGDRKNLAFAGSTVITGRAKGVVIATGRNTEIGKIAEVVTGAEQGKAPLVIRMEKFTRRIAYIVLVAAAGFALIRLLQGYPLSDVFFLAVALSVSAIPEGLPVALTVALSVATSRMAKRNVIVRKLEAVESLGSCTVIASDKTGTLTVNQQTARLVKLASGKEYEITGEGYNDEGQFQGIDHEIPKALKELIKISVVANEGTLEKTNDQWHQSGDAMDVALLSMAYKSRLSPKSLREETRVLREVPYESENRYSAAFYEEEGRTICAMKGATETILVKCKTMLNDNGGNDKLDSKAIEAKALSLAEDGYRVLAFASGKVENEDVEIEEINDLVFIGLVGFIDPLRAEVKDAVRESQEAGVRVIMITGDHPSTALAIAKELKIIAANDKVVTGKDLENAGDHEGKEFTDLCLSSTVFARVSPVQKLHIVEALKREGHFVAVTGDGVNDAPALQRANIGVAMGSGTDVAKDTGSIIITDDNFASIVSGIEEGRFAFANVRKVIYLLISTGAAELLLFVLAVLFNVPLPLVAVQILWLNLVTNGIQDVALAFEKGEPGVMRKPPRRTDQGIFDRLMIGETILSGFSMGLIAFVAWMVLLASGMEEGYARNLLLLLLVLMQNVHVFNCRSETESAFRVPLSRNYILIFGVFAAHGLHLLAMNTSLFQNLLGVSPVSISQWLILLACATPLLIVMELFKAFQRKKTHN
- a CDS encoding DUF4332 domain-containing protein; its protein translation is MAKLTIVEGIGPVFEKKLKDAGVNSIEALLKTCATKKARAELAKKTDILEETILTWVNHADLMRIKGIGGEYSELLEAAGVDTVPELSKRNGDNLYEKIVEVNGAKKLVRKLPAKKQVLNWIEQAKKLPRAIQY
- a CDS encoding DUF937 domain-containing protein; protein product: MSLFDMISEKLNDEETSSMVAKSVGTTPDKVQKVTQLGLPALSQGLVRNSSTKEGAESLNRALDKHQDESFDNVKFVI